In Dermacentor silvarum isolate Dsil-2018 chromosome 2, BIME_Dsil_1.4, whole genome shotgun sequence, the following proteins share a genomic window:
- the LOC119443212 gene encoding uncharacterized protein LOC119443212 yields MAAADSDCRTLTHFAMECVKDHVNSCTDVEVLRSNITNDDDASRWVEEYGLKTNTSWVVDFAQPTAKCQRMVFHKIWRCKECKRNKSSGMPAVHCPAKIDLKIKKVDRNTKRNDAFLRGETPLPAVIKLFHHSSHSHSTAAAEALRRLAPSSQTKQAFLEYFNNGMSPAEAIRLHESKLVVQENGYALVANSAVNPVPSAIYYWHKLWREENFGRDIDPLLKIAEKMPLYAKEGLDVKLGRSEEGLFWVVLVVTPIMKRTQELSAASEIIFIDSTSSCDASHSTLTVLLTATNAGAVPVAVLIHNSQSAECYRTAFTLLKENYPTCFGGLSFGVD; encoded by the exons ATGGCCGCTGCGGACAGTGATTGTCGGACGTTGACGCACTTCGCGATGGAATGCGTGAAGGATCACGTCAATTCATGCACTGATGTTGAAGTCCTTCGTTCCAACATCACAAATGACGATGACGCTTCTCGATGGGTCGAAGAGTACGGCTTGAAGACAAACACGTCGTGGGTTGTAGACTTCGCCCAGCCAACAGCAAAGTGTCAAAG GATGGTATTCCACAAAATATGGCGCTGTAAAGAATGCAAGCGCAACAAGTCATCCGGCATGCCTGCAGTGCACTGCCCTGCCAAGATTGACCTCAAAATAAAAAAGGTCGACAGGAACACAAAAAGGAATGATGCCTTTCTGCGTGGAGAGACGCCACTGCCAGCTGTCATAAAACTGTTTCACCACAGCAGCCACAGTCACAGCACAGCAGCTGCGGAGGCCCTTCGTCGTCTCGCACCATCGTCCCAAACTAAACAAGCCTTTTTGGAATATTTCAACAACGGCATGTCCCCAGCCGAAGCTATCAGGCTTCATGAAAGCAAGCTGGTGGTTCAAGAGAATGGGTATGCCCTCGTTGCCAACTCGGCAGTTAACCCAGTGCCTTCCGCCATATATTACTGGCACAAGCTCTGGCGTGAAGAAAACTTCGGAAGAGACATTGACCCACTCTTGAAAATAGCAGAGAAGATGCCGCTGTATGCCAAAGAAG GCCTCGATGTCAAGCTGGGTCGGTCAGAGGAAGGCCTGTTCTGGGTGGTCTTGGTTGTGACCCCAATAATGAAACGCACACAGGAACTGAGTGCAGCAAGCGAAATTATTTTTATAGATTCAACATCATCCTGTGATGCCTCGCACAGCACTCTCACAGTACTGCTGACTGCCACAAATGCTGGTGCGGTACCTGTTGCTGTGCTCATCCACAACTCCCAGTCAGCAGAATGCTACCGCACTGCATTCACACTGCTGAAGGAAAACTACCCAACCTGCTTTGGAGGGCTCAGT TTTGGTGTGGACTGA
- the LOC119443214 gene encoding uncharacterized protein LOC119443214, whose amino-acid sequence MADNSAAEKAALQAVRPQGTQLLCFFHVAQAEWRWLTAARNNIGKEQRRSLMSAFRHIMYADSTEKLESAIKNFRESSHTSYLSRVEAFLDRKEEWVLLFRSKLTTRCHNTNNFAEASIRILKDIVLSRTKAFNAVALVESISEVWELYFKSRILKHAHNRVPTHQLLYDSLLKKTPEGAQASVVSLGDNCFLVPSFQKNGEIYVCGDIGTCTCRAGCTGAFCKHQALAHKHFGGIFPNCPALTITDRHELGRLALGDLCPGIEFFFSNFCDTNEVQRNHPTTSECVLKDPDHHPRCPIDPNKTNLEGLAPALSQRINPNMDLRLILHQKLVIILNQDRDQL is encoded by the exons ATGGCGGACAATTCTGCCGCAGAGAAAGCAGCCCTGCAAGCTGTTAGGCCCCAGGGGACACAGCTGCTTTGCTTTTTTCATGTTGCACAAGCAGAGTGGAGGTGGCTCACGGCAGCTCGCAACAACATCGGAAAAGAGCAGAGAAGAAGTCTCATGTCAGCATTCCGGCAC ATCATGTATGCTGACAGCACTGAAAAGCTGGAGAGTGCTATCAAAAACTTCCGAGAGAGTTCCCACACATCGTATCTATCACGTGTGGAAGCCTTTTTGGACCGGAAAGAAGAGTGGGTGCTGTTGTTTCGTAGCAAGCTCACAACACGTTGCCACAACACCAATAATTTTGCAGAGGCTTCCATTCGGATTTTGAAAGATATTGTTCTTTCAAGAACAAAAGCATTTAATGCTGTGGCTCTAGTGGAATCAATATCAGAAGTATGGGAGCTCTACTTCAAGAGCAGAATTTTAAAGCACGCGCACAACCGTGTCCCCACACACCAGCTGCTCTACGACAGCCTTCTGAAGAAAACACCAGAAGGAGCTCAGGCATCAGTCGTCTCACTTGGGGACAACTGCTTTTTGGTGCCAAGCTTCCAAAAGAATGGCGAAATTTATGTGTGCGGAGATATAGGCACGTGTACATGCCGAGCTGGTTGCACAGGTGCCTTCTGCAAGCACCAGGCGCTTGCACACAAACATTTTGGGGGTATTTTTCCGAACTGCCCAGCACTGACAATAACTGACCGCCATGAACTGGGAAGACTGGCCCTCGGAGATTTGTGCCCAGgcatagagttttttttttcaaacttctgTGACACCAACGAAGTGCAAA GAAACCATCCGACGACTTCCGAATGTGTCCTCAAAGACCCTGACCACCACCCCCGTTGCCCCATCGACCCTAACAAGACCAACCTCGAAGGACTCGCTCCTGCTCTCAGTCAACGCATCAATCCAAATATGGACCTACGTCTGATACTACACCAAAAACTAGTCATCATTCTCAATCAAGATCGAGATCAGCTGTGA